In SAR324 cluster bacterium, one genomic interval encodes:
- a CDS encoding acetyl-CoA C-acyltransferase yields the protein MSNQTNASATQESGNQAGAETAQATPDTPKKQAPAIKKSSLENKPVLIDGVRTPFLRSNGAYTPLMSHDLGRFAIQGLLKKTGIDPVEIEQVIMGTVLHEVNTPNVARESMLGAGLAENIPAYTVSMACISSNLSATSVSDMIRLGHIQVGIAGGMDTCSDPPLRLSKKLRQTLARLQKAKSNMDYVKELSKLSFRDLLPDVPSITEFSTGESMGQGCERLVKYAGVSREESDEFAARSHQLAAKAWEDKVYQEMVVPVHVPPKMELIAQDNGPRGETSVKKLLSLKPAFDKQFGVVTAGNSSFLTDGGSAVLFMSHKKAEQLKFQAKAVLVDYVFRAGSPLNELLSGPALTIPVLLDRNGLKADDIDVWEIHEAFASQVVANLKLMESNDFVKNRLGLKKAVGPIPMEKINIWGGSLSLGHPFGATGGRLLTTAAQRLQLFGGRYAVVSGCAAGGHGSAILLENPQFSK from the coding sequence ATGTCAAATCAAACCAACGCATCCGCTACACAAGAATCCGGGAATCAAGCCGGCGCTGAAACCGCGCAAGCAACTCCGGATACTCCTAAAAAACAGGCTCCTGCCATCAAAAAAAGCAGTCTGGAAAACAAACCTGTGCTGATCGACGGAGTACGGACTCCTTTCCTGCGCAGCAATGGGGCCTACACCCCGCTCATGTCTCATGATCTGGGACGATTTGCCATTCAGGGGCTTCTCAAAAAAACTGGAATTGATCCGGTGGAAATTGAACAGGTCATCATGGGAACGGTGCTGCATGAAGTCAACACACCCAATGTGGCCCGTGAAAGCATGCTGGGTGCGGGACTTGCTGAAAATATTCCGGCATATACGGTCAGCATGGCCTGTATCTCCTCCAATCTGTCAGCCACCAGTGTCAGTGACATGATCAGACTCGGACACATCCAGGTCGGCATTGCCGGTGGTATGGATACCTGTTCTGATCCACCGCTTCGTCTTTCCAAAAAATTGCGACAGACCCTGGCACGTCTTCAAAAAGCAAAATCCAACATGGATTATGTGAAAGAACTTTCCAAACTGTCCTTCCGGGATTTGCTGCCTGATGTTCCCTCCATCACCGAATTTTCTACCGGTGAATCCATGGGGCAGGGTTGTGAGCGGTTGGTGAAATATGCTGGTGTTTCCCGTGAAGAAAGTGATGAATTTGCGGCCCGCAGTCATCAACTCGCGGCAAAAGCATGGGAAGACAAAGTATATCAGGAAATGGTGGTCCCGGTTCATGTGCCACCAAAAATGGAACTGATTGCCCAGGACAACGGTCCCCGTGGAGAAACATCCGTAAAAAAACTGTTGAGCCTCAAACCGGCCTTTGACAAACAATTCGGAGTTGTCACAGCAGGAAACTCCTCGTTTCTGACTGATGGCGGTTCGGCAGTATTGTTCATGAGCCATAAAAAAGCGGAACAGCTCAAATTTCAGGCCAAAGCCGTGCTGGTCGATTATGTGTTCCGTGCAGGAAGTCCACTGAATGAACTGCTTTCAGGACCAGCACTGACCATTCCTGTGTTGCTGGATCGCAACGGACTCAAGGCAGATGACATCGATGTCTGGGAAATTCATGAAGCGTTCGCGTCTCAGGTGGTTGCCAACCTGAAGCTGATGGAATCCAACGATTTTGTGAAAAACCGACTTGGACTCAAAAAAGCGGTCGGTCCTATCCCCATGGAAAAAATCAACATCTGGGGCGGTTCGCTGTCTCTGGGACATCCCTTTGGCGCGACCGGTGGCCGATTGTTGACCACGGCGGCCCAGCGTCTGCAACTGTTTGGCGGAAGATACGCGGTTGTTTCCGGTTGTGCGGCCGGTGGTCATGGTTCAGCCATTTTGCTTGAAAATCCACAATTCTCCAAATAA